In Kitasatospora gansuensis, a genomic segment contains:
- a CDS encoding aminotransferase class I/II-fold pyridoxal phosphate-dependent enzyme: MRFDEFQEFRQRQLSTSPSLLDAAETNVYRALAPLRPEQPADTGTVYRCDLARAWLRRFELPEEWSRRAMVSRGVRHGLGVVFHWLHSVQARLWLPSDVYPVYFDLARAAGLAPASYPTLPTPALPSSPADDRPEYLLLANPSKPLGRYLSDAECAALIAWLQESPHRHLLIDCVYDLGAPFAAGTRRLLDTGRAVLLHSVTKGWLWPRTFGVVLLGPAQADLAEAFRADPPTQAQLRLADRLLTEHADLPRQVADQLAARAEQLFERLSDEVLGAVPTASRTCPGNYFFPVDIPAETLRCEYGVLAIPAGVFGESNWSGSVLTSLAEAFGT; encoded by the coding sequence ATGAGGTTCGACGAGTTCCAGGAATTCCGGCAGCGGCAACTCAGTACTTCCCCGTCCCTTCTGGATGCTGCCGAGACCAACGTGTACCGGGCGCTCGCCCCGCTGCGGCCGGAGCAGCCGGCCGACACGGGCACGGTGTACCGGTGCGATCTCGCGCGTGCCTGGCTGCGGCGGTTCGAGCTGCCGGAGGAGTGGTCCCGCCGGGCCATGGTCAGCCGAGGGGTCCGGCACGGGCTCGGGGTGGTGTTCCACTGGCTGCACTCCGTGCAGGCGCGGTTGTGGCTGCCCAGCGACGTGTACCCGGTCTACTTCGACCTGGCCCGCGCGGCCGGCCTGGCGCCCGCGTCCTACCCGACGCTGCCGACGCCGGCCCTGCCGAGCTCACCGGCGGACGACCGGCCCGAGTACCTGCTGCTGGCCAACCCCAGCAAGCCGCTCGGCCGATACCTCTCCGATGCCGAGTGCGCCGCGCTGATCGCGTGGCTGCAGGAATCACCGCACCGTCACCTGCTGATCGACTGCGTCTACGACCTGGGAGCCCCGTTCGCCGCCGGCACCCGGCGACTGCTGGACACCGGGCGCGCGGTCCTGCTGCACTCGGTCACCAAGGGCTGGCTGTGGCCACGCACGTTCGGCGTGGTCCTGCTGGGCCCGGCGCAGGCCGACCTGGCCGAAGCGTTCCGCGCGGATCCGCCGACGCAGGCCCAACTGAGGCTCGCCGACCGCCTGCTGACCGAGCATGCTGACCTGCCCCGGCAGGTCGCCGACCAACTGGCCGCCCGGGCTGAGCAGTTGTTCGAACGGTTGTCGGACGAGGTGCTCGGGGCAGTTCCGACGGCGAGCCGGACCTGCCCCGGCAACTACTTCTTCCCGGTGGACATCCCGGCGGAGACGCTCCGATGCGAGTACGGCGTACTCGCCATACCGGCGGGCGTGTTCGGGGAGAGCAACTGGTCCGGCTCCGTCCTGACCAGCCTTGCCGAGGCTTTCGGCACCTGA
- a CDS encoding DUF2510 domain-containing protein has translation MSEQIPAGWYPDPQDTTTDPRPQRWWDGQGWTASTRPAPADSPEGPKVLEGEVLESGPTVRYPEPPPLAPPADAAPVRRKLPKPVLAAAAVAALAGLLVGSGVTYLAMDGRSDRHTVQKVRPEARPGGDSAEGGGGGASKAPEAPGGKGRNSGLAVDAVNRISLSIPTGWTGGTTKAGYAGLSIGSYTCASGSGECSLGGVSTGQLKGTDVKQAAEQDITTAAEESYGKIKSHEQLKSEPIAIDGRDGYLIRWKVDAPEGNDGYVQTVVFPTADGKALASVHLGFDIDDKAPKLTQMDKIVESIKAFTGQLGEGGGTRA, from the coding sequence GTGAGCGAGCAGATTCCCGCCGGGTGGTACCCGGACCCGCAGGACACCACGACCGACCCCCGGCCGCAGCGCTGGTGGGACGGCCAGGGCTGGACGGCCAGCACCCGGCCTGCCCCGGCGGACAGCCCCGAGGGGCCGAAGGTGCTGGAGGGCGAGGTGCTGGAGAGCGGGCCGACGGTCCGCTACCCGGAGCCGCCCCCGCTCGCGCCGCCGGCCGACGCCGCGCCCGTCCGCCGGAAGCTCCCCAAGCCGGTGCTGGCGGCCGCTGCCGTGGCCGCGCTGGCGGGCCTGCTGGTCGGTTCCGGCGTCACCTACCTGGCGATGGACGGCCGGTCCGACCGGCACACGGTGCAGAAGGTCCGTCCGGAGGCACGACCCGGCGGTGACAGCGCCGAAGGCGGCGGCGGTGGTGCCTCGAAGGCGCCCGAGGCCCCCGGCGGCAAGGGCCGGAACTCCGGCCTCGCGGTCGACGCGGTCAACCGGATCAGCCTGTCGATCCCGACCGGCTGGACCGGCGGCACCACCAAGGCCGGGTACGCCGGGCTGAGCATCGGCTCGTACACCTGCGCCTCCGGCAGCGGCGAGTGCTCGCTGGGTGGTGTGTCGACCGGTCAGCTCAAGGGGACCGACGTCAAGCAGGCCGCCGAGCAGGACATCACCACGGCGGCCGAGGAGTCGTACGGCAAGATCAAGTCGCACGAGCAGCTGAAGTCCGAGCCGATTGCGATCGACGGCCGGGACGGCTACCTGATCCGCTGGAAGGTGGACGCGCCCGAGGGCAACGACGGCTACGTGCAGACGGTGGTCTTCCCGACCGCCGACGGCAAGGCGCTGGCCTCGGTGCACCTGGGCTTCGACATCGACGACAAGGCGCCCAAGCTGACCCAGATGGACAAGATCGTGGAGAGCATCAAGGCCTTCACCGGCCAGCTCGGCGAGGGCGGCGGCACCCGAGCCTGA
- a CDS encoding 5'-3' exonuclease, with protein MLLDSASLYFRAYFGVPDSLKSPDGQPVNAVRGLLDFITRLVQDHRPDQLVACMDADWRPQWRVDLIPTYKTHRLAAEPSFEGEEEIPDTLSPQVPVIEQVLDALGLARIGSPGYEADDVIGTLTTRATGPVQIVTGDRDLFQLVDDARRITVLYPVKGVGQAQVIDEAALREKYGVTGSQYADMAALRGDPSDGLPGVKGIGEKTAAQLIHEYGDLAGIRAAAADPLSKLTPARRKNLLEGAAYLDVAPTVVRVATDVPVPELDLTLPREPLDPMTLEALSERWGLGTSLTRLLDTLAAAH; from the coding sequence ATGCTGCTCGACTCGGCGAGCCTCTACTTCCGTGCCTACTTCGGCGTGCCGGATTCGTTGAAGTCCCCCGACGGGCAGCCGGTGAACGCCGTGCGCGGCCTGCTGGACTTCATCACCCGGCTGGTCCAGGACCACCGCCCCGACCAGCTGGTCGCCTGCATGGACGCCGACTGGCGCCCGCAGTGGCGGGTGGACCTGATCCCCACCTACAAGACCCACCGGCTGGCCGCGGAGCCCTCGTTCGAGGGCGAGGAGGAGATCCCGGACACGCTGTCGCCGCAGGTGCCGGTGATCGAGCAGGTGCTGGACGCACTCGGCCTGGCCCGGATCGGCTCGCCCGGCTACGAGGCGGACGACGTGATCGGCACCCTGACCACCCGGGCCACCGGCCCGGTGCAGATCGTCACCGGGGACCGGGACCTGTTCCAACTGGTCGACGACGCCCGGCGGATCACCGTGCTCTACCCGGTCAAGGGCGTCGGCCAGGCCCAGGTCATCGACGAGGCCGCCCTGCGCGAGAAGTACGGCGTCACCGGCTCCCAGTACGCCGACATGGCCGCCCTCCGCGGCGACCCGAGCGACGGCCTGCCCGGCGTCAAGGGCATCGGCGAGAAGACCGCCGCCCAGCTCATCCACGAGTACGGCGACCTGGCCGGCATCCGCGCCGCGGCCGCCGACCCGCTCTCCAAGCTCACCCCGGCCCGCCGCAAGAACCTCCTCGAAGGCGCCGCCTACCTCGACGTCGCCCCCACCGTGGTCCGGGTCGCCACCGACGTCCCGGTCCCCGAGCTCGACCTGACGCTGCCCCGCGAACCCCTCGACCCCATGACGCTCGAAGCGCTGTCGGAACGCTGGGGCCTCGGCACCTCCCTCACCCGCCTCCTCGACACCCTCGCCGCAGCCCACTGA
- the chrA gene encoding chromate efflux transporter yields the protein MSDHQERVPLLTIAKEWGRIGCTGFGGPPAHILLLRRLCVERRGWLRPDEFEDGIAATNLLPGPASTQLAIFTAWRLRGTPGALVGGACFILPGLALILALAALFLAGDPPSWVLGAAAGAGAAVPAVAVQAAAALVPGSLARAGTTRAGRARWAGYALCGAAAAMLTGPWLVLVLLAAGLTEVTVRGRRLTLPLLLGALPATGGLGALAWVALKVGALSYGGGFVIIPLMRYDAVERYHWMTDGQFLNAVALGQITPGPVVQTIAVVGYAAAGLTGGLLAALVAFAPSFLFVLFGASHFDRLRADRRVQDFLTGAGPAVTGAIAGSAVPLALGLQLPWQYVLLALALLWLLAARRSVVTCLLLAAVAGAFM from the coding sequence GTGTCGGATCATCAGGAGCGGGTACCGCTGCTCACCATTGCCAAGGAGTGGGGCCGGATCGGCTGCACCGGCTTCGGCGGCCCGCCCGCCCACATCCTGCTGCTCCGCCGGCTCTGCGTGGAGCGACGCGGCTGGCTGCGCCCGGACGAGTTCGAGGACGGCATCGCCGCCACCAACCTGCTGCCGGGCCCGGCCTCCACCCAGCTGGCGATCTTCACCGCCTGGCGGCTGCGCGGCACCCCCGGGGCCCTGGTCGGCGGCGCCTGCTTCATCCTCCCCGGCCTCGCCCTGATCCTGGCGCTGGCCGCCCTCTTCCTGGCGGGCGACCCACCGTCCTGGGTGCTCGGCGCGGCCGCCGGAGCGGGCGCGGCGGTGCCCGCCGTGGCGGTCCAGGCCGCCGCCGCCCTGGTACCCGGCAGCCTGGCCCGGGCCGGTACCACCCGCGCGGGCCGGGCCCGCTGGGCCGGGTACGCACTTTGCGGCGCGGCCGCCGCGATGCTCACCGGCCCCTGGCTGGTCCTGGTCCTGCTGGCCGCCGGTCTGACCGAAGTCACCGTCCGGGGCCGCCGGTTGACGCTGCCCCTGCTGCTCGGCGCACTGCCCGCCACCGGCGGCCTCGGCGCCCTGGCCTGGGTCGCCCTCAAGGTGGGGGCGCTCTCGTACGGCGGTGGCTTCGTGATCATCCCGCTGATGCGGTACGACGCGGTCGAGCGCTACCACTGGATGACGGACGGTCAGTTCCTGAACGCCGTCGCCCTCGGCCAGATCACCCCCGGACCGGTCGTCCAGACCATCGCGGTGGTCGGCTACGCGGCCGCCGGACTGACGGGCGGTCTGCTGGCGGCGCTGGTGGCCTTCGCGCCGTCGTTCCTGTTCGTGCTCTTCGGCGCCTCCCACTTCGACCGCCTGCGGGCCGACCGCCGCGTCCAGGACTTCCTGACCGGCGCAGGCCCGGCCGTCACCGGAGCCATCGCCGGCTCGGCCGTACCCCTCGCGCTCGGCCTGCAACTCCCTTGGCAGTACGTGCTGCTGGCCCTCGCCCTGCTCTGGCTGCTGGCCGCCCGCCGCTCCGTGGTCACCTGCCTGCTGCTCGCCGCAGTGGCCGGAGCATTCATGTGA
- a CDS encoding cation diffusion facilitator family transporter — MSNHEHDHDHGGSGGHAGHSHSISADADRKWLLSALTLIVVFMAGEVVVGFAAESLALISDAAHMLTDAASIVLALIAMRLSRRPARGGYTYGLKRAEILSAQANGITLLLLAAWLGYEAVTRLFDPPEVTGSLVLVTALVGVVVNIGAAWCMSKANRSSLNVEGAFQHVLTDLYAFIATAVAGLIIVTTGFGRADAIASLIVVALMLKAGTGLVRDSGRIFLEAAPAGIDPDSVADRLIDSSEVEEIHDLHIWEITSGQPALSAHILVAPGGDCHAVRRNLQRTLRDEYRITHATLQVDHVGEELGQELLAIGRSAVEAGEASGAEHCGDSHGPVHRSGPHPH; from the coding sequence ATGTCGAACCACGAGCACGACCACGACCACGGCGGATCAGGCGGCCACGCCGGCCACTCGCACAGCATCTCCGCCGACGCGGACCGCAAGTGGCTGCTCAGCGCGCTGACCCTGATCGTGGTCTTCATGGCCGGCGAGGTGGTGGTCGGTTTCGCCGCCGAGTCGCTCGCGCTGATCTCGGACGCCGCGCACATGCTGACCGACGCGGCCTCGATCGTGCTGGCGCTGATCGCGATGCGGCTCTCCCGGCGTCCGGCGCGCGGCGGTTACACGTACGGGCTGAAGCGGGCCGAGATCCTCTCCGCGCAGGCGAACGGGATCACCCTGCTGCTGCTCGCCGCCTGGCTCGGGTACGAGGCGGTCACCCGGCTGTTCGACCCGCCGGAGGTGACCGGTTCGCTGGTGCTGGTGACCGCGCTGGTCGGGGTCGTGGTGAACATCGGGGCGGCCTGGTGCATGTCGAAGGCCAACCGCAGTTCGCTGAACGTCGAAGGTGCCTTCCAGCACGTGCTGACCGACCTGTACGCGTTCATCGCCACCGCGGTGGCCGGTCTGATCATCGTGACCACCGGTTTCGGCCGGGCGGACGCGATCGCCTCGCTGATCGTGGTCGCGCTGATGCTGAAGGCGGGGACCGGGCTGGTCCGGGACTCCGGGCGGATCTTCCTGGAGGCCGCGCCGGCCGGGATCGACCCGGACTCGGTGGCCGACCGGCTGATCGACTCCTCCGAGGTCGAGGAGATCCACGACCTGCACATCTGGGAGATCACCTCCGGTCAGCCCGCGCTCTCCGCGCACATCCTGGTGGCCCCCGGCGGCGACTGCCACGCCGTCAGGCGCAACCTCCAGCGCACCCTGCGGGACGAGTACCGGATCACCCACGCCACCCTCCAGGTCGACCACGTCGGCGAGGAGCTCGGGCAGGAGCTGCTGGCGATAGGGCGTTCGGCGGTGGAGGCGGGCGAGGCGAGCGGGGCGGAGCACTGCGGCGACTCGCACGGCCCGGTGCACCGGAGCGGCCCGCACCCGCACTGA
- a CDS encoding gamma-glutamyl-gamma-aminobutyrate hydrolase family protein has translation MTNRPLIGVSTYVNDATWGPWDAQRAVLLPERYPQLVQRAGGTAVLLPPDSPETAPGLLARLDGLVISGGPDVNPALYGARPHPKTRATAPERDLWEAALLRAALASGLPLLGICRGMQLLNVVCGGTLVQHLEGGECHLPAANRYGSHPVRPLAGTRLAELLPELEIEVPTAHHQAVDRLGEGLVVSALAEDGTVEAVEGAGFVLGVQWHPEQGADLRVMQALVEAARVPAVV, from the coding sequence ATGACCAACAGACCCTTGATCGGAGTCAGCACCTACGTCAACGACGCGACGTGGGGGCCCTGGGACGCCCAACGGGCCGTGCTGCTCCCCGAGCGGTACCCACAACTGGTGCAGCGCGCCGGTGGCACCGCCGTCCTGCTGCCGCCGGACTCCCCCGAGACCGCGCCCGGCCTGCTGGCCCGGCTGGACGGCCTGGTGATCTCCGGCGGCCCCGACGTGAACCCCGCCCTGTACGGCGCCCGGCCGCACCCTAAGACCCGGGCCACCGCACCCGAGCGGGACCTCTGGGAGGCCGCGCTGCTCCGGGCCGCCCTGGCCTCCGGCCTGCCGCTGCTCGGCATCTGCCGAGGGATGCAGCTGCTCAACGTGGTCTGCGGGGGCACCCTCGTCCAGCACCTGGAGGGTGGCGAGTGCCACCTGCCCGCCGCCAACCGCTACGGCTCCCACCCGGTCCGGCCACTGGCCGGCACCAGGCTCGCGGAGCTGCTCCCCGAGCTGGAGATCGAGGTTCCGACCGCGCACCACCAGGCGGTCGACCGGCTCGGCGAGGGGCTGGTGGTCAGCGCCCTGGCCGAGGACGGCACCGTCGAGGCGGTCGAGGGTGCCGGCTTCGTCCTGGGCGTCCAGTGGCACCCGGAGCAGGGGGCGGACCTTCGGGTGATGCAGGCTCTGGTCGAGGCCGCGCGGGTGCCGGCTGTCGTCTGA
- a CDS encoding radical SAM protein translates to MNGTDQRFHVIVLSNFAKGFDKYAFAYGKAGIPESTFPDRFHLLTRQELGIGVGKARRLLERLAVPGDRLLVLETTVDLDKLVPNLSTGLGTELHEARIRLAAVHELDQAGDEFTLRPTTVEDAMAASLHLHGSAQRYADIRPRSVSILPVASACQARCSFCFSAASISTDQAPARVPWDTVAHWLERARTAGAERAVITGGGEPTLIPFDQQLRLVSACSAAFPKVVLITNGHTLAKGQHADRADRLAALSAAGLSVLAVSRHHQDDDASERLMMLRTPVSSVIDTWRVERDRWPELRMRLICVLQHGGVADAAGVADYLSWAAALGVEEVCFKELYVSTSTESLYFDRAANVWSRDHQVSLSVVTRFAEQHGFELASRLPWGAPVYHGSWNGRPIRIAAYTEPSLLWERTNGIARSWNVLADGRCYASLEDRASEIVPAGAAV, encoded by the coding sequence ATGAACGGTACCGACCAGCGCTTCCACGTCATCGTGCTGTCGAACTTCGCGAAGGGGTTCGACAAGTACGCCTTCGCCTACGGCAAGGCGGGGATTCCGGAGAGCACCTTTCCCGACCGGTTCCACCTGCTGACCCGTCAGGAGTTGGGCATCGGCGTCGGCAAGGCGCGACGGCTGCTGGAGCGGCTGGCCGTTCCGGGCGATCGACTGCTGGTCCTGGAAACCACGGTGGACCTCGACAAGCTGGTGCCCAACCTGTCGACCGGCCTCGGCACGGAACTGCACGAGGCGCGCATCCGGCTGGCAGCCGTCCACGAACTCGACCAGGCAGGCGACGAGTTCACGCTGCGCCCGACCACCGTCGAGGACGCGATGGCCGCCTCCCTGCACCTGCACGGATCGGCACAGCGCTACGCCGACATCCGGCCGCGCTCGGTTTCGATCCTGCCGGTCGCCTCCGCCTGCCAGGCCCGGTGTTCGTTCTGCTTCTCCGCGGCTTCGATCTCCACCGACCAGGCGCCGGCCCGGGTCCCGTGGGACACGGTCGCCCACTGGCTGGAGCGCGCCCGTACGGCGGGTGCCGAGCGGGCGGTGATCACCGGTGGCGGGGAGCCCACGCTCATACCGTTCGACCAGCAGCTGCGCCTGGTGTCCGCCTGCTCGGCGGCCTTCCCGAAGGTCGTCCTGATCACCAACGGGCACACCCTGGCGAAGGGTCAGCACGCCGACCGGGCCGACCGACTGGCCGCTCTGAGCGCCGCCGGCCTGAGCGTGCTGGCAGTCTCCCGGCACCACCAGGACGACGACGCCAGCGAGCGGCTGATGATGCTGCGCACGCCGGTGAGCTCCGTGATCGACACCTGGCGCGTGGAACGTGACCGCTGGCCGGAGCTGCGGATGAGGCTGATCTGCGTACTCCAGCACGGCGGTGTGGCCGACGCGGCCGGCGTCGCCGACTACCTGTCATGGGCCGCCGCTCTCGGCGTCGAGGAAGTCTGCTTCAAGGAGCTCTACGTCTCCACCAGCACCGAGTCGCTCTACTTCGACCGCGCCGCCAACGTGTGGAGCCGGGACCACCAGGTCTCGCTGTCCGTCGTCACCCGGTTCGCCGAGCAGCACGGCTTCGAACTGGCGAGCCGCCTGCCCTGGGGCGCGCCGGTCTACCACGGCAGCTGGAACGGCCGCCCGATCCGGATCGCCGCCTACACCGAGCCCAGCCTGCTCTGGGAACGCACCAACGGGATCGCCCGCAGCTGGAACGTCCTGGCCGACGGACGCTGCTACGCCTCCCTGGAAGACCGGGCCAGCGAGATCGTGCCGGCAGGTGCAGCGGTATGA